A segment of the Terribacillus aidingensis genome:
CCCGTACCATCGAACGTGGAGATGCGGGTAGAACAATTGCCAATAAGGCAAACAATGGTGCGTTTGACTTGGTTGTAATAGGAACAAGAGGTTTAAATGGCTTTCAGAAGCTTGTAGTTGGAAGTGTAAGTACAGAAGTGATCAAAAGAGCGAATTGCCCAGTGTTGGTCGTAAAATAGGAAGCGTTACCAACTGGAGTGAAACGCAAAAACAGTTGGGAGTATGCATGTGAGTAAACTAGAATCCAAGTGGTTGGTCGTTGTAGCTGTCCTTTTTGGGACTTTCACTGTTATTTTGAACAATAGTATGCTGAATCCGGCGCTGCCAACATTGATTTCTACATTCGATGCCAATGCTGTCAGTGTCGGCTGGATACTGACGATTTTCATGGTTGCAATGGGTATGACGATGCCTGTTACCGGCTACCTTGGGGATCGGTTCGGGAAAAAAAGTATTTACTTATTAGGTCTTGTTGTATTCCTCGCAGGGTCCATCTTTGGTATTTTCTCCGGCAGTCTGCCATTTGTCATCACGGCGCGTTTTATTCAAGGAATCGGCGGTGGATTGATGATGCCGATATCAATGGCACTCATATTCCAGGCCTTCCCGAAGCAGGAGCGCGGACTTGCAGTCGGTGTATATGGCGTAGCGGCAATGGTAGCTCCAGCAATCGGCCCGACGATTGGCGGTGTGCTGATTGCTTACTTACCATGGCCGTTCCTATTTGCTTTTAATTTGCCGTTCGGCCTTCTCGGTTTACTGATGGCTAGTCGTTACTTGAAATCCACAGCCGCTGATCCGAAGCGCCGCTTCGACAAGGGCGGTTTTGTATTCGTTACGATTGGTATCGGTTTGGTTCTGTACGCACTGGGCCGCGGACAGACACTGGAAGTGCTTGTATCAGCATCTAACCTTGCGCTGATAGCAGCAGGGATACTAGCTATTGCAATTTTTGTTTTTTATGAGCGGCGGAAAGAGCAGCCGTTATTGGAGCTCTCACTGTTCCGTAATCCAAGCTATACAGTTTCGATACTTGTAACAGCGACAGCGTCCATTGGACTATTTTCTGGGATATTCCTGCTGCCATTATTGATTCAGAATGTCTACGGACTTAGTGAGATCCAGACAGGGCTCCTATTCTTACCGGCAGCATTATTCAGCGGGGCCATGATGTCATTGGGCGGAAAGCTTTTAGATAAAAAAGGGCCGCGCTGGGTAGTGCCTCCTGGGCTGCTGATTTTGGCTATAGCCACTTTCCTGATTGGGAATCTTAGTCTGTCTACACCATTCTGGCTGATCCTGGTAATCAATATGCTTCGGGGTGCAGGTCTCGGTCTCAGCAATATGCCTGCTACGACTGCAGGGATGAACGACATTCCAGAACATCTTGTATCCCAAGGCTCTGCGATGAACAATGTGTTACGGCAAATATCATCCGCCTTCGGTATTGTCTTCTTCAGTATCTACTTTGAAGTGCGCCGAGCACATCTCACAGCTGCAGGAGAAGCAGCCCAACAGGCGAGCTTGCAGACAATCAATGAGGCCTTTGTATTTTCCGGAATATTGATTCTCATTATGGTGCCGATATCTTTCATTATGCGTTATAAAACAGAGAAGAAGCAGGAACACAAAGCCGAAGAAGTATCCAATGGTTGAAGTAAAATCAAGTAACCGATAGTACGGAACGTAGATTGATGGTTAGAGGGGAAAGCATTTCCCGGGAAACTGGCCTGGTCAAAAGGAGAATCCTTAAAATTGAATTAAAAAAATAACCTCTGAAGCAATCAAATGCTCCAGAGGTTATTTTTTAGAAGTCTACGTCTTTGCGTTCAAGGGCAGCAATATATAGCTGTTTCATTTGCTCAACAGATGTCTCACTCGGATTTGTGCCAGTACATGGATCTGTAACTGCATTAGCAGACATGTCTTCTACGTGGTCGTAGAACACCCACATCGCTTTGGCAGCACTGCCGCCGATTCCAATAACCCAGTCTGGACCGAATTCTTCAAATGCTTTTATAGTTAAATATAATAAGATACCCATCCTGCCGGTGACAGGATGTTTTTTTCATTTGACGGATTGTGTAATATTAAATGCTATAGCTAAAAACAAAGTAGCCCAATGAATGGATTTGTGAAAAAATGAAAGTGTAAGATCTAAAGACTAAAGATCAATTTTTTATTACGCAAATATAGGAGAAGTAAAGTATGACGATTTAACTATGATGGCAGAACTGACTAGTTTTAAAATAAATATAAACAAGCACTTAGATATAGGGGTTCAAGCAGGAGAGATCTCTGAAGGGACTGGGAAGCATTTTATGAGGATAGTGTCCTTATGTGGGAGGCTCTGTTTAATGAAGCGCATTAAAAAAGTGAGGAACTTGGTGAGGTTCTTATTCCTCTTTAAATTCTATGAAAAAAGCTTTGTAATCTGGATTACAGAAAATTAACTTAATGTAATTTATGATGAATGTAACACTCCGCTATAGATTATGTTACACGAGGAACGGATGTCATTCGCAACATTGAAAGGAGAGGCAGTATGTTACATTTTAAAGCGATGGAAAATATAGAATCATTTTTGCCACAAATAAAGATATTTGAATCGCTTCCGGTAGAAATTATCCGTGAAATCGAACAATTGGTAACAAAATCAATTACGTATAAGCTTTCAAAAAATTCTATTCTTCAGACGCCCGGAAATGAAAGGAAGGGCTTATTTTTCGTAATTGCCGGTAAACTTCGCTTGTACAAAACCAATTCGGACGGCAAACAACATACGGTCTGCATCCTAAGTGAAGGCGGCATGTTCGGTGAAGTTGAAACGTTTTCATTGGGCACAACAGGGGCTTATGTGGAGACGATGGAAGACTCGATTGTTTTTTCGATTCCGACTGAACAATTCGAACCTCTCTTAAGAAAGTATCCTGAATTATCTTTACGATTTTTATCAGAAATAAGCAAACGCCTGCGAGATCAGGAGGAATTGGTGGAAAAATTGGTTTTCAGGGATCTCCGTGGTAAAGTGCTTTACTTTCTCCACCGACTATCTAAGAAGTTCGGAATAGAAGAAAGTGGATACCTAAAAATAGATATTCCGTTGACTCATCAAGAATTGGCCAATATGATCGGTGCCACAAGAGAAGCGGTATCGATTATCTTACAAGAACTATCTAATGAAGGTATTATCGTGACCAGCCGTAGAATGGTCATGGTTCATATCGGAAAAGCGATGAAAGAACTAGCTTGATTTCAAGACTCGTATGAATTTCCATTCAAATGTATGCTTTCGGCGTAATCTACATTACTGATGAATTCTTCATCTAGCCTTATGATAAATGGCGTAACGGAAACTTATAGGAGGGGAGTCAACATGTCCAATCAACAAGTTCAACTCAATATTCGATTCAAAACTAAACCAGGGAAAAAAGAAGAATTCCGCAAGGAGCTATCTTCCCTTATTGAGGAGATGTCATCCGAAAAGGCATTTATTAGTGCCATTGTATCAGACGATCTGGATCAACCGGATGACTTGATCATTTATGAAACATGGCAAGGCACGAGAGATAGCTGGCTTGCAGAAGAATTTGTTAAACCATACCGCAAGAATTACGAAGGAAGACTGGGTGATCTAATTGTGGATAGAAGCGTCAGCTGGTTGCAACCGACGGGCGAATGGGGAAGTCATATAACGAATGCGTGATGAAGTTGAAACTTTAACGTTTTAAGGTCTGGGACGATACAAAAATATTATGGGAGGCATATAGATATGGGGAGATTTGAAGGAAAGGTAGTAGTTGTCACCGGAGGAACAAGCGGTATCGGACTTACGACGGCACAACGATTTGTTTCCGAAGGGGCCTACGTATTCATTACCGGCCGTAGACAAATGGAGCTGGAAGCAGCTGTAAAATTGCTTGGTGAACGGGTTACCGGAGTTCAAGGTGACATTTCTAATTTGAAGGATTTGGACAAACTGTTTGATAAGGTTAAGCAGGAGAAAGGACATCTGGATATTCTCTTTGCAAACGCTGGAATTGGCAGCATTCTACCCTTAAGTCAAATTACGGAAGAGCAGTACAACACGACTTTCGGAGTGAACGTAAAGGGTACTTTATTCACCATACAAAAGGCTTTGCCACTGTTTCCAGATATGACAGGAACCATCATCTTAACGGGATCGACGGCTGGTACGATCGGCGATCCAGGATTTAGTGTCTACGGAGGTAGTAAGGCGGCTCTCCGTCAGATGGCGAGGAGCTGGATAATGGATTTGAAAGGTACAGGGATTCGACTTAATGTACTGAGCCCTGGCGGCGTTCATACTCCTGCTTATGATGATATGTTTGGCGAGGCGGTAGATCAAGTCCTTGAATCAGCGAAGAATACCGTTCCGCTAAGCCGCATGGGCAAGACGGAGGAGATTGCCGACGCGGTTATGTTTCTGGCCTCGGAGGAAAGCGGCTATGTGAACGGCATCGAATTGTTTGTAGATGGCGGGATGGCTCAAGTCTGACCGTGAATCAGAAGGGATGAGTCGTCGTTTATTTAAGCAGTTCCTAATAAGCCCATGTATCAACTCAGGCAGAGGAGTATATAATCTCTCTGCCTTTCGCTTCGGTGTCGTAAGAGGAACTAGCGTAAGCTATTCGCCTCATCAACCATCGTCAACTGTCAACTGTCGCACTTAGCTTGACAATCTGTCATTTGAAGATACTTATGGCAGAAAAAATAAGCAATAAACACATAATGAAATTAATCGATCTTGTATATTTGTTGAAGAATTTTTTGAATGCCGAACCGAAGGCAGCCCATAAAAGGAGACCTAAACAGCCAATGATGATAGTTACGGCTGCATACAGGACAACCGAGGAAATGGAAGCCTTGAAAGGCAAGATAAA
Coding sequences within it:
- a CDS encoding MDR family MFS transporter; translated protein: MSKLESKWLVVVAVLFGTFTVILNNSMLNPALPTLISTFDANAVSVGWILTIFMVAMGMTMPVTGYLGDRFGKKSIYLLGLVVFLAGSIFGIFSGSLPFVITARFIQGIGGGLMMPISMALIFQAFPKQERGLAVGVYGVAAMVAPAIGPTIGGVLIAYLPWPFLFAFNLPFGLLGLLMASRYLKSTAADPKRRFDKGGFVFVTIGIGLVLYALGRGQTLEVLVSASNLALIAAGILAIAIFVFYERRKEQPLLELSLFRNPSYTVSILVTATASIGLFSGIFLLPLLIQNVYGLSEIQTGLLFLPAALFSGAMMSLGGKLLDKKGPRWVVPPGLLILAIATFLIGNLSLSTPFWLILVINMLRGAGLGLSNMPATTAGMNDIPEHLVSQGSAMNNVLRQISSAFGIVFFSIYFEVRRAHLTAAGEAAQQASLQTINEAFVFSGILILIMVPISFIMRYKTEKKQEHKAEEVSNG
- a CDS encoding Crp/Fnr family transcriptional regulator; its protein translation is MLHFKAMENIESFLPQIKIFESLPVEIIREIEQLVTKSITYKLSKNSILQTPGNERKGLFFVIAGKLRLYKTNSDGKQHTVCILSEGGMFGEVETFSLGTTGAYVETMEDSIVFSIPTEQFEPLLRKYPELSLRFLSEISKRLRDQEELVEKLVFRDLRGKVLYFLHRLSKKFGIEESGYLKIDIPLTHQELANMIGATREAVSIILQELSNEGIIVTSRRMVMVHIGKAMKELA
- a CDS encoding antibiotic biosynthesis monooxygenase — protein: MSNQQVQLNIRFKTKPGKKEEFRKELSSLIEEMSSEKAFISAIVSDDLDQPDDLIIYETWQGTRDSWLAEEFVKPYRKNYEGRLGDLIVDRSVSWLQPTGEWGSHITNA
- a CDS encoding SDR family oxidoreductase; translation: MGRFEGKVVVVTGGTSGIGLTTAQRFVSEGAYVFITGRRQMELEAAVKLLGERVTGVQGDISNLKDLDKLFDKVKQEKGHLDILFANAGIGSILPLSQITEEQYNTTFGVNVKGTLFTIQKALPLFPDMTGTIILTGSTAGTIGDPGFSVYGGSKAALRQMARSWIMDLKGTGIRLNVLSPGGVHTPAYDDMFGEAVDQVLESAKNTVPLSRMGKTEEIADAVMFLASEESGYVNGIELFVDGGMAQV